A part of Acomys russatus chromosome 21, mAcoRus1.1, whole genome shotgun sequence genomic DNA contains:
- the LOC127204946 gene encoding small ubiquitin-related modifier 1-like has protein sequence MSGQKPNSSSWTLKDKKDVIEVKVIGQDRSELHVKVKMTTQLRKLKDSYNQRQGFSVNSLKFLFEGQRIADNHTPKELGMEEEDVIEVYREQTGGGPEGCHSTA, from the coding sequence ATGTCTGGCCAAAAGCCAAACTCTTCAAGTTGGACCTTAAAGGATAAGAAAGACGTTATTGAAGTCAAAGTTATTGGACAAGATAGAAGTGAGTTACACGTCAAAGTGAAAATGACAACCCAGCTCAGGAAACTCAAAGACTCATACAACCAAAGACAGGGCTTCTCGGTGAATTCCCTGAAGTTTCTCTTCGAAGGCCAGAGGATTGCTGATAACCACACTCCAAAAGAGctagggatggaggaggaggatgtgatTGAAGTTTACCGTGAACAAACCGGAGGCGGGCCTGAGGGATGTCATTCAACAGCTTAG